The following DNA comes from Oncorhynchus mykiss isolate Arlee chromosome 16, USDA_OmykA_1.1, whole genome shotgun sequence.
TAACACGAGGCTAACCGTATGCACCATAATAAACATGAGTCATGTCAAAGCGGTTCTTTGGAATTCTGCACCTTTATTAGCAAGCGGACGCTcatttcagaaccatggacagcagcCTATGTACACAACAGCCTTGGACTCAAAGCTTGCCGCTAAACAAACTGTCTTGATCTTTCAATTAACACGTAAAATagcaaaacatattttagattttcTAACAACTCGACTAGCCTGCTTGAAAGTTTTTTTTGTGGCTGTTTCGGTTACGGCTGAATCTAAAAAAATTCTCAACGCACATCATGATCTGTAGACACATTATTAGTCTAGCCTAAAGATGCAAATGTTGTTATACAACATTATACAAATTATTACAAACCTCGTTTTAAAAGTGGATGATTTAGGCTATCAAAGGCGACCTTCACATAAAGGTGTTTACATTTCAGGTTTCCATTTGAAATGAAAGGTGCTAGCCAACTATATGAGCAGGAATGCATCCTTCGTTAGGCTTCAATCGAATTAAATTATGTTCATGTAAATCAGGATGTGAGCTTCGAGCAAAGCCTTATTATTAGAAGAGAAATTTGATATGGGCTGAAAGATGGGCATGCCTTAATCAACAATTGATGAGCCAGATGTGATCTTTTTATAATCGGTATGAATAGTTTAGGGGAAATCTGATTGAAAGTAGGTAACCTGCTCTCGATTTCAATTCAACAGTAATTGAATGTGTAGAGACCACGGTAAACGTTGCTGTAAATTGCGCGGCTGTTAGATTGGTTTGAAAGGTgtagagatgtttctacatcggTTTACTATGCGGATTGTCAGGACGATAGCAGTGTTGTTGCCTCAActagcttgttgtcattgctgtCTGATTTCCTGAGCGCTAAGAGACATCATAATATTCCCTGGCATAGGCCCTACATTCACCTATGTATTTTTAAATTAAAATCAATTCAGCTAATTAGACTATTCGATGTGGATGACCGAGCACTTGTCGATATAGAATTTACTGTGTACACATTTATGAAAGCATGTCTGAATGTTTTGGTAATTCCTGTGAATTATTAGAGACAAGCAAGATATCTCAACATAGCCTTCACAGCATCCTTTTAAGACATGCTCCTTTCTTAGGACAACGCAGACGCTTGATTTCAGGACCTAGGACAGCAGCCGATTTACACAACCATATCAGATTTGAAATCAATGCTTGTCGCCAAACAATTCATCTTTATCTTCAATTAGTAAGAAATATTGAAATATctttggatttaaaaaaatgtaaaatcaaTATCGCAATCACAGCCGAGATATCTGATTTTCAACAACAAAATGATGTACACACAACCTTAATGTCAATGATACAATGAAAGTGGGAACATGTAGCTACTAGCTACTGAAGCCATGCATTTTGTTTTCCACAGGCACTATTGACCCAGCTGAGAAGAAGAGCTAAGTGCCCAGAGAGAATCTGCTCAGATCAACTCCTAATCCATCCAGCACGTACCTTCCTATCAGGACCTACTGTGGCATTAGATGCCTGAGAGGAACCCACGCTTGTAGCCAGGGTCTCCCAGCTCAGAAGCATTGAGGCCCTCAGGATCTCCCCTGCCATTCTCTCTGGTCTGTCATCCACTAACGAAATTGCTACTCGGTCACCATGGGAaccgttctgtctctctctcccagctacAGGAAGGCGTCCCTCTTCGAAGATGGGCCAGCCACGGTGGGCCACTACACAGCTGTTCAGAACAGCAAGAATGCCAAAGACAAAAACCTGAAGCGTCACTCGCTCATCAACGTTCTGCCATGGAAGCGCATTGTGGCAGTGTCAGCCAAGAAAAAGGGCTCCAAGAAGGTGCAGCCCAACACCACCTATCAGAATAATGTGACACATCTCAACAACGAGAACCTGAAGAAGTCTCAGTCCTGTGCCAACCTGTCCACCTTCACCCAGGACCAGAGCACCCCAGCCCTCGTCAAAAGCTCCAACAACGCTGTCTCGTCGGTCAAGAAGGCCCCCCTGACCAACTCCAATGCGGCCCCCGGCACGCCCAAAAGAGTGATCGTCCAGGCCTCCACCAGCGAGCTGCTGCGCTGCCTGGGTGAGTTCCTGTGCCGGCGCTGCTACAGACTTAAGCACATGTGTCCCACCGACCCGGTCCTGTGGCTGCGGAGCGTGGACCGCTCGCTGCTCCTCCAGGGCTGGCAAGACCAGGGGTTCATCACCCCGGCCAACGTGGTGTTTGTCTACATGCTGTGCCGCGATGTGGTATCCTCTGAGGTGGCAAACGAACATGAGCTGCAGGCCGTGCTGCTCACCTGCCTCTACCTGTCCTACTCCTACATGGGCAACGAGATCTCCTACCCACTGAAACCCTTCCTGGTGGAGAGCTCCAGGGACATCTTCTGGGACCGCTGCCTGTCCATCATCAACCTGATGAGCACTAAGATGCTTCAGATCAACTCGGACCCGCACTATTTCACCCAGGTGTTTGCCGACCTGAAGAACGAAAgccagaaggaggaggagaggagccgcTTGCTCATTGGTCTGGACCGGTGAGGGCCCTGGGGAGAGGGGCCGGGGAGGGGGCAGGGGCCTACTCCAGTCTGGCATTTCAAAATGGGGGAGGGGGATTGGTTGAGGGAGTAGGAAGAGGGGAGTGGGGAAGTTTTGATGGGAAGAGATTAATTTTGAGGGTTGATATAAGGGTTAATTTGGCATAGATATACCCCAAAAGTTTTTGATTATAAGCATGTTTAACAGCTAACATTACAACAGTTCACTGGAAGAGGGACATGAGAACACAGTTTGAttaaaaacaaatgacattttatgGTAAAAATATTATTTATCTCAATTTATCTTAAAACCAACTAATGTTTTTCGAAAGGAAAGAGGATCGTATTTCCACTGCACCTAAGAATGAAAGCTTTTGACACCTAAAAAAATGCCAGACTTGGGTACATCCTCTGTTTACAAACATGTATATAAAAACATTGAAAAATACAAAACCAACAATaatacacaataaaaaaaaaaacagtagaaAAAGAACACAAATGTGCAGCTATGAATGTGTAGAGgattgagaccagccacctgctGACTGTCTGAGATGCACTGCCTATTGTGTGACTGGGCTACTACTCACATCATGGATGAACAGACAAGCTGCAACCCTGGTTCTTTAGACTCTGAAGTGAACACCCAGCTCTGCTGCAGCGTAAACATGATTTGACCTGAAAGGAAAAGTGGGGCCACCGATGCAGATTCATGTATTGCGTTTATTGTTTGTGACTTGGCGAGAGGGGTTTGGTGGAGAAAGATTGGTTCAGAAGGATTTGAAAAAAAGCCTGCATTGCATTGTGGGATTTTTTTTTtgaccacaacacaacaggacATTAGGAATTACAGTACAACCTAAAGACACAACACTTGATGGTCGGTCACACTACATGTTAAGAAAGGCCTACTTTATTTTCATCTCAGAAAAAAATTAATGGATGTTCAAAGGCTCAAGCCCAGGGAGGCTTGTCTATTgccctttttctttttttaacttCAAAATAATAGCCTAATGCACGTGTGCCATGCAATTTTGGAGGGCAGGAATGACTTAACTGCATCTGCATTAGAGAATGCTGTGAACAAAGTGATAACTAGTTTATTTAGCTATGCTTGCTTAAATAGGCTATTTGTTTACCAAGGAATTCTTTTGTACTTTTGTCTGATGGTTGTGTCTAAAAACACTTGGGAATGAAGGTCCATATTGTGCTATAAGAAATTCAGCATTAACAAATGTTTAACTAGTGCCATATCTTTGATGAAAATCCTGTAGGTCTGAAAACACAGCGAAAGATGTCCAAATGTTGAGTGAACTTAATTTATTGTAATTTTATGTTCTCTTGGCACATCCCTTGTAATCAAAAGATCATGAATGAATGATCAATTGGTCTATTTCAAATTACAGGATATGGTGGGAATGAAGATTGATGGTTGTTGCAAATGAATGTTCCATGGAATAAGCTATAGATTAGCCCTAGATTAACAACCAGTAAAAATCTGACCATCGACAAAGTAACCAACACATCAGAGAGACCTTGAGTAAAGACAAAACCCCTTAGAACCTTTAGCACCCCTAGAACCCTTAGAACCCTAGGCACAGAGCAATCCCAAACCCAACACACCACCCAGCTCCACATATCAACAAGACAACATAACCATCAGCCAATGGCAGAGCATTTCACTCAAAACCACTCAGTGGCACAGCATAAACATTTACAGACAGCCTCCCCTGGCGTAATCTCTCCATGCCAATATTAATCAAATCTAAGACAACAATGTATTCAGCTGGGGAGGAGATGAGGCCATGGTCAGGTTAGATTCTAGTTGACCTCCATGGAGATAATCAGGTTTTCAAATCAGCTGAAGCCACTAGGATAAATGGAAGAGCATAGAGGGAAATAGGAACACCATGGCAACCTGGACTACATCTACATGAGAGCTTACGGAGCAGTCAAGATACATGGCAATCATTTGCATTGAAGAATTGTAGAGGCTAAAAAAGATTATAGAACTGATAGCATCGCCATCTCCAATAACTGAGATAAAGGGAGGTGGTAGATTTTTCTGTCAACCACTGTTTAATGTTGTAAGAGATATGTCGAATTGAATCCACAGATTAACAGGAATATGTTTTctatagtatacagtacagagACTTAACTGGAccttgggggaaaaaaacaacaaatgaaAATAATGCACATAAAAACAAGCGAATAAAAAGTAGTATTTGCCAGCTTTTTATCACCTCAACAGTGAGAAATTCCGCATGCTTTCTTTCATTAGTTGATTCTCAAATTTCTTTCTAGAAATGCAAAATGTTTATAGTCATATGCAGCGAATAAATACCATTTTCATTTGTATGTCTTTTCCATGCCCATGTCATGTGATGAAGGTTGTTCTTGGGGACTGTTGGTTGACATATGATAgatctctctcctctgctgtatCAGTGGGAGTCAAAGAGAAAAATGTATGGTGCAAATGGACATGGTTGTGGAGCGGTACCGTGGCATTGTGCCTTGTAATGGGAAATGGGTTGTTGTGTGTAGCGCAGTAGGAGGGACACACACTTTGGATGGGCTACTGCTCTGGGGAAAAAGCAGGGCATTGGGGTAAGGGGTCAAAAGCAGGGGAATCTTGACCCTCTCGCTGTTCACTTGCCCCAACTCACTAAAATGTGCCATTTTTTTGCCACTTGCATCACTGACTAGTTGTTTGAAAGACTTGGAAAAATCTtacaaaaaaaagagaaaaaaagtgaTATGTTTGAACATTTCAGTCGACTTCGATTTCAGTATCTTGTTGCGTACTTTGTAGAACAAAAAAAGGGTGTTAAAGAACATGAAAAGGGGGCATTTCAATGATGCATGTGAGCGCAAGTGTGTGAGAGTTTATCTGTACAGAAGAATGTGTGAATTTTGTTTTCTTATGACAAAGAGGAAGTGGAAAAGAGGATGCTCTACACTGATAGACTACTGGGACAGGATGTGATCACTGATAGACTACTGGGACTGGGATGTGATCACTGATAGACTACTGGGACGTGATCACTGATAAGACTACTGGGACTGGGATGTGATCACTGATAGACTACTGGGACTGGGATGTGATCACTGATAGACTACTGGGACTGGATGTGATCACTGATAGACTACTGGGGCTGGGATGTGATCACTGATAGACTACTGGGACTGGGATGTGATCACTGATAGACTACTGGGACTGGGATGTGATCACTGATAGACTACTGGGACTGAGATGTGATCACTGATAGACTACTGGGGCTGGGATGTGATTGTAGGGGGGGAGCTGTTATTttgaaaaagacaaaaaaaagacaTTGCTCCAATTGAACCTTTCTCAGTTTGTTTCTGCTTACTTTAATTTATTTTTGTACTGTGATGGAAAATAAAATGCACTGATTGTTCATGACGCACAAATGAGTGGTGTCTTCATCTGCAGCTGAACCCTTCAGTGATATAATCACATACTTGACACTGTTTG
Coding sequences within:
- the cdk5r1b gene encoding cyclin-dependent kinase 5 activator 1b is translated as MGTVLSLSPSYRKASLFEDGPATVGHYTAVQNSKNAKDKNLKRHSLINVLPWKRIVAVSAKKKGSKKVQPNTTYQNNVTHLNNENLKKSQSCANLSTFTQDQSTPALVKSSNNAVSSVKKAPLTNSNAAPGTPKRVIVQASTSELLRCLGEFLCRRCYRLKHMCPTDPVLWLRSVDRSLLLQGWQDQGFITPANVVFVYMLCRDVVSSEVANEHELQAVLLTCLYLSYSYMGNEISYPLKPFLVESSRDIFWDRCLSIINLMSTKMLQINSDPHYFTQVFADLKNESQKEEERSRLLIGLDR